GGTTGAAAGGGTGGGCGGCAACAACATCGGCCCTAGGTGGCAGATGCAACGTGGGCCGGAGTGCCCTAGGTAGTGGTGCGGAGCAGCAGGGGAATGAGGCTGCTGCCGGCTTAGGTAAAGCAGCCTGAAGCTAGTATGTACGGTTGCCAATGCAACGCGTTGGGCTTATAAAAGCAGTTTTGCTGCTGCCAGCACATCCTCGCTGGTAAGCGCCTGAAATGCTACCTTGCCCGCAGCGCTTTGCCTGCCGTAAACCTAGGGTCAGCAGGTAAGTTTTACCAAGCTGCCGCCCTCAACTCCCAACTGCTTACCTACTCGTAATGGATGTTTTTTTGCCGCCCACCAGCTACGAGTACGCCACCGTGCATAAGGTGGTGGGGGCCGAGGTTACCGAGGCTAACGATGTGCTGGCCGCCGAAGAGCCCCTCGAAATACGCGTCGGTTTCGGGCCGGCCGGTGCCCGCACGCACCGCACGCTGGCCATAACCATGCGCACGCCCGGCCACGACATGGAGCTGGCCGCTGGCTTCCTGCTCTCGGAGGGCATCATCCGCGGCCGCGACGACCTGAATGGCCTGCTTTACTGCCCCGATGTGCAGAAGCCCGAAGAGCGCGAAAACGTAGTGCGCGCCGAGCTAGCTACCACCGTGCTCCTCGATTTGCCTAGGTTGGAGCGGCACTTTTACACCTCGAGCAGCTGCGGCGTGTGCGGCAAAACCAGCATCGAGGCGGTGCATGCGGCTGCCTGCCCCGTGCTGCCCGCCACCGGACCTAGGATTGCCGCCGAGGTAATCCACTCCTTGCCCGAGCGGCAGCGCGCTGCACAAGCGGTGTTCGAGCAAACCGGCGGCCTGCACGCCTCGGCTTTGTTTGATGCCAGCGGCGAGCTGCTACTATTGCGCGAAGACGTAGGCCGGCACAATGCCCTGGATAAGGTTATCGGGGCCGCATTGCTCGCCAACCAGTTGCCCCTGAACACGCACGTGCTGCTGGTAAGCGGCCGTGCCTCTTTTGAGCTGGTGCAGAAAGCCGCCGTAGCAGGCATACCCGTGCTGGCTGCCGTGGGCGCACCTAGCAGCCTGGCCGTGCAAGCCGCCCACGATTTCGGCATGACGCTGCTGGGCTTTGTGCGGCAGCAGCGCTACAACATCTACACGCACCCGTGGCGGATAATTGGTAGTTGATAGTGGGTATTTAGTATTAAGTAATCAGTAATGGAGCTTAAGTGCCGATTGCAGATAAAAGGAAAATAAAAGCTTACAAACGTAACCCATGACCAATCAGAACATACGCTTTAATTCATAATTCATAATTCATAATTCATAATTCATAATTCATAATTCATAATTCATAATTCATAATTCATAATTCATAAATGAAGCTCCGCCTCGAAGACAGTACCCTGCGCCTGCGCCTTTCCGACGAGGAAGTGCAACAGTTTGCCCAAACCGGCCACCTGGCCTCGGTGGTACCGCTGGCGCCGGGGCCCGATGGCCGCCTGACTTACGCCTTGCAACTAGCCGACGACGACTCGACCGCCGCCGAGCAAACCTTGCGCGTGGCCTACACGCCGGGCACCCTGTCGGTGCTGGTGCCGGCCTCGTTGGCGCAGCGCTGGCTGGCGCCCGACCAAATCGGCCTGAGCGCCACCCTGCGCCTGACCGACGGAAACGAATTGCGTATACTGGTGGAGAAGGACCTAGGCTGCCGGCATTGAGTGGGGTAACAGGTTACACGTAACAGGTAACGTGCTCTTCCGACTGATGAGCGCAGCCGTTTCTGATTCGCTTTTCTTCATCAAAATAAACAACCTCCCTAGGTCGTCAGGCTCCCCTCTCTTCGGAGAGGGGGCGGGGAGTGAGGCCACCATGGAAAAATCACCCGCGCACGAGCCCGATAAAGCCGGCAAAACGCCCGAGCAAACCGCCAGCAACAACGTGCCGGTAAGCGGACAGCGCCCCGACCAAGGGGCCGCGCCTACCAACGACCACTACGACGCCGGCGGCAAGCCCGACGCCGACAAACGCCCCATGCACGCCCCCGATACCCTAGGTGCCAAGCACAACCACCCCGTGCTGGCCCAGCCGCCCGAAGAGTTTACCGGCCTCACCATTACCGAGCCCAGCAAAGTGGCGGCGGGCATTACGGCCGTTATCAAATCGATGCAGTTTTCGTGGGGCGAGGCCGGCCTTACGCGCGGCACGCAAGCCCTGCTGAAGCTAAACCAGAAAGACGGTTTCGACTGCTCGAGCTGCGCCTGGCCCGACCCCGACGACCACCGCTCGGTGGCCGAGTTCTGCGAGAACGGTGCCAAGGCTACCGCTTCCGATACCGACCACCAAACCATTGGGCCCGAGTTTTTTGCCAAGCACAGCCTGGCCGACCTCTCGCACTTCACCGACCGCGACCTGAACAGCGCCGGCCGCATTACGCATCCCTTGGTAAAGCACCCCGGCGACACGCACTACCGGCAAATCTCTTGGCCTGAGGCGTTTCAGCTGGTGGCCGATGAGCTAAACGCGCTGCAGTCGCCCGACGAGGCGGCGTTTTACACCTCGGGCAAAGTGCCCAACGAGCCGGCCTTTGCCTACCAGTTGTTTGTGCGCGAGTTCGGCACCAACAACCTGCCCGACTGCTCCAATATGTGCCACGAGAGCAGCGGCTCGGCGCTTACCAACACGGTGGGCTTGGGCAAAGGCTCCGTCACGCTCAACGACTTTTACGAGGCCGAGGTCATCATTATTATGGGGCAGAA
The sequence above is drawn from the Hymenobacter sp. YIM 151858-1 genome and encodes:
- the fdhD gene encoding formate dehydrogenase accessory sulfurtransferase FdhD produces the protein MDVFLPPTSYEYATVHKVVGAEVTEANDVLAAEEPLEIRVGFGPAGARTHRTLAITMRTPGHDMELAAGFLLSEGIIRGRDDLNGLLYCPDVQKPEERENVVRAELATTVLLDLPRLERHFYTSSSCGVCGKTSIEAVHAAACPVLPATGPRIAAEVIHSLPERQRAAQAVFEQTGGLHASALFDASGELLLLREDVGRHNALDKVIGAALLANQLPLNTHVLLVSGRASFELVQKAAVAGIPVLAAVGAPSSLAVQAAHDFGMTLLGFVRQQRYNIYTHPWRIIGS
- a CDS encoding DUF7009 family protein, coding for MKLRLEDSTLRLRLSDEEVQQFAQTGHLASVVPLAPGPDGRLTYALQLADDDSTAAEQTLRVAYTPGTLSVLVPASLAQRWLAPDQIGLSATLRLTDGNELRILVEKDLGCRH